CCGTGCGCCCCGCTTTCAGCGGATGCTCCGATGGCCCCCGAACCCCGCGTTACGCTCGGTCTAACGACGACCATTCCCAAGTCCGTCACCGGCTAAGCCGGTTGCTTCACTGTTTTTTTTTATACCCGCGAGCCTGGCGGCCAGAAGAAGAGCTTCTTTTAAACTTGAAGAGTCAGCAACGCCTTTTCCTGCGATGTCATAAGCCGTGCCATGATCCACCGAGGTGCGGATAAAGGGGAGGCCGAGGGTCACATTGACCGACTCCTTGAAGGCGATCATTTTTAAAGGAATCAAACCCTGATCATGATACATGACCACAACCGCATCATATTCTTTATGATAAGCTTTATAAAAGAGAGCATCAGGCGAGATGGGCGGACTTACCGGAATACCTTCCGCCCTGGCTTTTTCAACCGCCGGAATAATCTGGGTCAGCTCTTCCTTTCCAAACAGACCGTTTTCGCCGCCGTGCGGGTTTAAAGAGGCAACTCCGATGACCGGATGGGAAAGCCCGAATAGATTTTTCATTTCATGAAATGCCAGCCGGATGGTCTTTAAAACTCTCTCCTTTGTGATTAAAGAAGAAACTCTGGAAATGGGCTCGTGAATGGTGACAAAAACAATACGTAAAGGCCCCCCGACCAGTAACATGCCGAAGTTTTCCGTTTTTGACAGGGAAGCAAAAAACTCAGTATGCCCGGGAAATGGATATCCGGCATTTCGCAAAGTTTCTTTATTAATTGGAGCGGTGGTAATCGCGTCAATGGTTCCGCTGAGCGCCAACTCCGCCGCTTTTTCGATGTAGCTTCCCGCAGCCTGCCCGCCGGAGCGGGTGGGTCTTCCTGGAGAAAATTCGACAGAGGCGGTCCCTGGCTCTAATAAGGTTAAATGACCGGGTTTTGAACTCAATGTGGAAAGGTCGAAAATTTTGCTGATTTTAACCGATTTTCCAAGGTTCAGCGCCGTCCGGGTAAAAATGTTTTCATTACCGATTACCAGAGGACGGCACTTTTCATAAATAGAAACGTCTTCCAAAGCTTTGAGGATGATTTCAGGGCCGATTCCGGAAGGGTCGCCCATGGTGATCGCTATGACCGGGTTTTTATTTTCCATAAACAGGTTTAAAGGTTTGTTTTTTTTGAGGATGGCGCGCGCTGGACGTTTTCGATGGCATTCCCGATCTGATGTCCGATAGAGACCAGCAACTCTTCTTCCTGGGCCGTGAGGGGGTGGTGTTTCTTAAAGAAAAGCGTAAGCCCTCCCACCACGACTCTCTTGGTCATCAGGGGCACAGAGGCGATGGTCACATATTCAAAATTGGGTGGAACCCCGAGATCTTTTATTTCCTTTTCATCAGAAGTATCTTCAATAATGAACGGCTCTTCTTTTTGCAGGAGCGCCTTCAGAATATGGCCATAGAGGGGTTTTGTTTGCTCCGGTTTTATAATCGAGGTCGGGAGACTCTTAAAAAAAGGTTCGCCTGAATTGTTTAATAAAGCAATCAGGACGCCGTCGGCTTTCATCATCCCCATCACTTTGCTGGGAGCGACCGTTAAGATTTCTTCCCGGTTTTGACATTCGTTTAAAGCGGCGCCCATCGCAAGGAGGGTATACATTTCATTGTTTCTAAGTTCGAGCTCTCTTGTTCTGGCTTCCAACTCGATCGTTCGTTCCGAAGCTTTTTGTTCCAGCCCCTGATAAAGCGTCTGCATCTTTTTTGCCATCTCATTGAATTCATTGCCCAGCTCTTCAATTTCATCCCCGGTTTTAACATTGATACGATAATCCAGATGACCGTTCCCAATCGTATGAATTCCTTTCTGAAGTTCTCGGATCGGTTTGACGATCCTTTTCGCCGCAAACCCACCTAAAAAGGTGAGTATCGCGACGCCCATAAAGCCTGCCGACAGAATCCATTTCAACAGGGTATAAATGGGAGCAAAGGTTTCTGAAGGATCCTGGCTGGTGAAGATATACCAATGTTTTCCGCCAAAATTGTCCAGCCCTGGGCGAAAGGTAATATCCAGGGGAGCAAAGCCATTTAAAGATTCCCTTCCGGGATAATGAACGTCCACATCGCTAACGGTCCATCCGGGTTCGGACCGGAATATTTTTTGTTGAAGCTCATGGGTGACTTTGTGTGTTTTAATCGGAAAAATCGGGCAAAAAAGAATGGTTCCATCAGAACTGACCAGCATCGTATGGTCTTTTTTCCCTGTTTTGATTGTCGTGACCCAATTAAAAAACCTGTCGGTATTATGAACCATATTAAGCACACCGATTAAATCCCCGTTTTTATAAATAGGGGAGGCGATGTTAAAGGTATAAGCCTTAACATCCGGATCAAAAACGATGTCGCTGATAAAATCTTGTCCCTTTCCTCCGGCAGAGGCGATTTGCCACCACTTTTCCCGATGATAATCGAGATGGGGG
Above is a genomic segment from Nitrospirota bacterium containing:
- the pdxA gene encoding 4-hydroxythreonine-4-phosphate dehydrogenase PdxA, producing MENKNPVIAITMGDPSGIGPEIILKALEDVSIYEKCRPLVIGNENIFTRTALNLGKSVKISKIFDLSTLSSKPGHLTLLEPGTASVEFSPGRPTRSGGQAAGSYIEKAAELALSGTIDAITTAPINKETLRNAGYPFPGHTEFFASLSKTENFGMLLVGGPLRIVFVTIHEPISRVSSLITKERVLKTIRLAFHEMKNLFGLSHPVIGVASLNPHGGENGLFGKEELTQIIPAVEKARAEGIPVSPPISPDALFYKAYHKEYDAVVVMYHDQGLIPLKMIAFKESVNVTLGLPFIRTSVDHGTAYDIAGKGVADSSSLKEALLLAARLAGIKKNSEATGLAGDGLGNGRR
- a CDS encoding GAF domain-containing protein; translation: MKISLQNKISLSILLVGLISIVFGLWLVFYFGKSTLKRTIGNGFAELAEVTSQKLDSLIEHHLEESRFLPSSQDIQNLVEKTNKKKPKKTFDETHWKQLNEQDPEVKEILQNEGSQHLRSFESRDQIDVGMHYFIFATDLRGIVVAANKKPPHLDYHREKWWQIASAGGKGQDFISDIVFDPDVKAYTFNIASPIYKNGDLIGVLNMVHNTDRFFNWVTTIKTGKKDHTMLVSSDGTILFCPIFPIKTHKVTHELQQKIFRSEPGWTVSDVDVHYPGRESLNGFAPLDITFRPGLDNFGGKHWYIFTSQDPSETFAPIYTLLKWILSAGFMGVAILTFLGGFAAKRIVKPIRELQKGIHTIGNGHLDYRINVKTGDEIEELGNEFNEMAKKMQTLYQGLEQKASERTIELEARTRELELRNNEMYTLLAMGAALNECQNREEILTVAPSKVMGMMKADGVLIALLNNSGEPFFKSLPTSIIKPEQTKPLYGHILKALLQKEEPFIIEDTSDEKEIKDLGVPPNFEYVTIASVPLMTKRVVVGGLTLFFKKHHPLTAQEEELLVSIGHQIGNAIENVQRAPSSKKTNL